One stretch of Kogia breviceps isolate mKogBre1 chromosome 18, mKogBre1 haplotype 1, whole genome shotgun sequence DNA includes these proteins:
- the RGS9BP gene encoding regulator of G-protein signaling 9-binding protein yields the protein MAKEECKALLDALNKATACYHHLVLTIGGSADSQNLREELQKTRQKAQELAVAICARLTVPLRNRDLGAEERAEFERLWVAFSGCLDLLEADMRRALTLSTEFPLHAPRRPLVRTGVEGGAASVAARALSARSLRHEAERGFDVEDLHQLEREILQVDEMIQDMEMKVNVPRWTVQARQAAGAELLARPSAGVSSLCGVSVEQRMGPCDLSKALAATIFSAVLLAAVALAVCVAKLS from the coding sequence ATGGCGAAGGAGGAGTGCAAGGCACTACTGGACGCGCTCAATAAGGCGACTGCATGCTACCACCACCTGGTGCTGACCATCGGCGGCTCCGCGGACTCGCAGAACCTGCGAGAGGAGCTGCAGAAGACGCGCCAGAAGGCGCAAGAGCTGGCGGTGGCCATCTGCGCCCGACTCACAGTTCCGCTGCGTAACCGGGACCTGGGCGCTGAGGAACGCGCCGAGTTCGAGCGCCTCTGGGTGGCCTTCTCCGGCTGCCTGGACCTGCTGGAAGCGGACATGCGGCGTGCGCTGACTTTGAGCACCGAGTTCCCGCTGCATGCGCCGCGGCGGCCGCTCGTGCGTACCGGGGTGGAAGGCGGCGCCGCGAGCGTAGCGGCGCGCGCTCTGAGCGCCCGCAGCCTGCGGCACGAGGCGGAGCGCGGCTTCGACGTGGAAGACCTTCACCAGCTGGAGCGAGAGATCCTTCAAGTGGACGAGATGATCCAGGATATGGAAATGAAGGTCAACGTGCCCCGCTGGACGGTGCAGGCCCGGCAGGCAGCAGGCGCCGAGCTTCTGGCCAGGCCCAGCGCCGGCGTCTCTTCGTTGTGCGGTGTGTCCGTAGAACAGCGCATGGGGCCCTGCGACCTGAGCAAGGCCCTGGCCGCCACCATCTTCAGCGCCGTGCTGCTGGCGGCTGTGGCCTTGGCCGTGTGTGTGGCGAAGCTGAGTTGA